A genome region from Bufo gargarizans isolate SCDJY-AF-19 chromosome 2, ASM1485885v1, whole genome shotgun sequence includes the following:
- the LOC122929251 gene encoding zona pellucida sperm-binding protein 3-like, translating to MLLGIRWSWLLVVLIYGSGFSSALVRHRRQPDTRWRNYQPGWGSSRTVSAVGSPRGNSLPAVSGIGSLRGSGPVSGWGRMYPGVGYQSRQLTQPPPIMLNPSSPVRVQCAEDSMVVTVERDFYGNGRLVNPSDLVLGTCTAGSQTSVTTVVFQIALQECGSKLEMTSDELIYTFNLAYTPTTSSNVPIIRSSPAVVPIYCYYPRFGNVSSKAIEPTWAPFKTTMSSEERLSFSLRLMTEDWSAPRQSLVFQLGEIFYMEASVNTENHVPMMVFVDSCVATLTPDVNSNPSYEIIAYNGCLMDGMLQDASSAFVSPRPEPDKLQFTVDAFKFINSDLSLIYITCFLRAADINQKPDSMNKACSYNKATSSWSPVEGPSEICQCCNTGNCATVSSRRTAWGSQPAGSRGIGKRDVGSHLEKHTLATLGPLLVTGSKPNQVSGAGIAQASTMGAGEEPLQFWVLVAIGAVTSVVVAFALTMAGKCLLKKCSLK from the exons ATGTTGTTAGGGATTAGGTGGAGTTGGCTGCTTGTGGTTCTAATCTATGGGTCAGGCTTTAGCAGTGCCTTGGTTAGACATCGGCGCCAGCCAGACACTCGGTGGAGGAATTATCAGCCTGGATGGGGATCTTCTAGAACTGTATCTGCAGTAGGTTCTCCTAGGGGAAATTCTTTGCCTGCAGTTTCTGGAATTGGGTCTCTGAGAGGTTCTGGTCCTGTGTCTGGATGGGGTCGCATGTATCCTGGAGTAGGTTATCAGTCCAGACAGCTTACACAGCCCCCACCGATTATGCTGAACCCATCGTCCCCTGTCAGAGTGCAGTGTGCTGAGGACAGTATGGTGGTGACTGTAGAGAGAGACTTCTATGGTAATGGTAGGCTGGTGAATCCTTCAGACCTGGTCCTGGGGACCTGCACAGCTGGATCTCAGACTTCAGTTACTACTGTAGTCTTTCAAATTGCTCTTCAAGAATGTGGAAGCAAACTAGAG ATGACTTCAGATGAGCTTATCTACACTTTCAACTTGGCTTATACCCCCACCACCTCCAGCAATGTGCCCATCATCAGGTCCAGTCCTGCAGTAGTTCCCATCTATTGTTACTACCCACG ATTTGGTAATGTAAGCAGCAAAGCCATTGAGCCGACATGGGCTCCCTTCAAAACCACAATGAGCTCTGAAGAGAGGTTGTCTTTCTCCTTGCGTCTCATGACTG AGGACTGGAGTGCTCCTCGTCAATCACTGGTCTTTCAGCTTGGTGAGATCTTCTACATGGAGGCCTCTGTGAACACTGAGAACCACGTCCCGATGATGGTGTTTGTTGATAGCTGTGTTGCCACCCTTACTCCAGATGTGAACTCCAATCCTAGCTATGAAATCATTGCTTATAATGG GTGTCTAATGGATGGGATGCTACAAGATGCCTCTTCAGCCTTTGTTTCTCCAAGACCTGAACCAGACAAGCTTCAATTCACGGTTGATGCCTTCAAGTTCATCAACAGTGACCTTTCCTTG ATCTACATCACCTGCTTTTTGAGAGCTGCTGACATCAACCAGAAACCTGATTCAATGAACAAGGCCTGCTCCTACAACAAGGCTACCAGCAG TTGGTCCCCTGTGGAAGGTCCCAGTGAGATCTGTCAGTGCTGCAACACTGGGAACTGTGCTACAGTTAGCAGTCGGAGAACAGCATGGGGCTCACAACCTGCAGGGTCAAGAGGAATTGGGAAGAGAGATGTTG GTTCTCATCTAGAGAAGCACACTCTGGCCACATTGGGTCCTCTTCTAGTGACTGGATCAAAGCCTAACCAGGTCTCCGGGGCAGGAATTGCACAAGCTTCCACAATGGGTGCAGGAGAAGAACCTCTACAGTTTTGGGTGCTGGTGGCCATTGGCGCAGTCACTTCAGTAGTTGTTGCTTTTGCTCTTACTATGGCTGGAAAATGTCTTCTAAAAAAATGTTCTCTCAAATAA
- the LOC122929290 gene encoding zona pellucida sperm-binding protein 3-like, which yields MLLGIRWSWLLVALIYGSGFSSSLVRHRRQPDTWWRNYQPGWGSSRTVSAVGSPRGNPLPAVSGIGSLRGSGPVSGWGRMYPGVGYQSRQLTQPPPIMSNPSSPVRVQCAEDSMVVTVERDFYGNGRMVNPSDLVLGTCTAGSQTSVTTVVFQIALQECGSNLEMTSDELIYTFNLAYTPTTSSNVPIIRSNPAVVPIYCYYPRFGNVSSKAIEPTWAPFKTTMSSEERLSFSLRLMTEDWSAPRQSLVFQLGEIFYMEASVNTENHVPMMVFVDSCVATLTPDVNSNPSYEIIAYNGCLMDGMLQDASSAFVSPRPEPDKLQFTVDAFKFINSDLSLIYITCFLRAADINQKPDSMNKSCSYNKATSSWSPVEGPSEICQCCNTGNCATVSSRRTAWGPQPARSRGIGKRDVGSHLEKHTLATLGPLLVTGSKPNQVSGAGITQASTMGAGEEPLQFWVLVAIGSVTSVVVAFALTMAGKCLLKKCSHK from the exons ATGTTGTTAGGGATTAGGTGGAGTTGGTTGCTTGTGGCTCTCATCTATGGGTCAGGCTTTAGCAGTTCCTTGGTTAGACACCGGCGCCAGCCAGACACTTGGTGGAGGAATTATCAGCCTGGATGGGGATCTTCTAGAACTGTTTCTGCAGTAGGTTCTCCTAGAGGAAATCCTTTGCCTGCAGTTTCTGGTATTGGGTCTCTAAGAGGTTCTGGTCCTGTGTCTGGATGGGGTCGCATGTATCCTGGAGTAGGTTATCAGTCCCGACAGCTTACACAGCCCCCACCGATTATGTCAAACCCATCATCCCCTGTCCGTGTGCAGTGTGCTGAGGACAGTATGGTGGTGACTGTAGAGAGAGACTTCTATGGTAATGGTAGGATGGTGAATCCTTCAGACCTGGTCCTGGGGACCTGCACAGCTGGATCTCAGACTTCAGTTACTACTGTAGTCTTTCAAATTGCTCTTCAAGAATGTGGAAGCAACCTAGAG aTGACCTCAGATGAGCTTATCTACACTTTCAACTTGGCTTATACCCCCACCACCTCCAGCAATGTGCCCATCATCAGGTCCAATCCTGCAGTGGTTCCCATCTATTGTTACTACCCACG ATTTGGTAATGTAAGCAGCAAAGCCATTGAGCCGACATGGGCTCCCTTCAAAACCACAATGAGCTCTGAAGAGAGGTTGTCTTTCTCCTTGCGTCTCATGACTG AGGACTGGAGTGCTCCTCGTCAATCACTGGTCTTTCAGCTTGGTGAGATCTTCTACATGGAGGCCTCTGTGAACACTGAGAACCACGTCCCGATGATGGTGTTTGTTGATAGCTGTGTTGCCACCCTTACTCCAGATGTGAACTCCAATCCTAGCTATGAAATCATTGCTTATAATGG GTGTCTAATGGATGGGATGCTGCAAGATGCCTCTTCAGCCTTTGTTTCTCCAAGACCTGAACCAGACAAGCTTCAATTCACGGTTGATGCCTTCAAGTTCATAAACAGTGACCTTTCTTTG ATCTACATCACCTGCTTTTTGAGAGCTGCTGACATCAACCAGAAACCTGATTCAATGAACAAGTCCTGCTCCTACAACAAGGCTACCAGCAG TTGGTCCCCTGTGGAAGGTCCCAGTGAGATCTGTCAGTGCTGCAACACTGGGAACTGTGCTACAGTTAGCAGTCGGAGAACGGCATGGGGCCCACAACCTGCCAGGTCAAGAGGAATTGGGAAGAGAGATGTTG GTTCTCATCTAGAGAAGCACACTCTGGCCACATTGGGTCCTCTTCTAGTGACTGGATCAAAGCCTAACCAGGTCTCCGGAGCAGGAATTACACAAGCTTCCACAATGGGTGCAGGAGAAGAACCTCTACAGTTTTGGGTGCTGGTGGCCATTGGCTCAGTCACTTCAGTAGTTGTTGCTTTTGCTCTTACTATGGCTGGAAAATGTCTTCTAAAAAAATGTTCTCATAAATAA